Proteins encoded together in one bacterium window:
- a CDS encoding metal-dependent hydrolase, protein MDTPTQALLGAALVQSFLGKRLGTKALVVGLIAGALPDVDVFIRSSKDSLLALTMHRHFTHSLAFVPIGALIAAGICHLLYRRRENFKLIYLASFLGYITHGPLDLCTSYGTVILWPFNSSRYALDCISIVDLVVSVPLLIGCILSAKRRSNAPAIVAMLFVISYITFGFTQNHQALAVQRELAQSRGHSVQHGRATPTLANLFVFRSIYRAGGQIYADKVVVAPFRKASVEEGDEVEVFAEDGLINRPMTQQAVLRDFRRFSRFADGFTAKVSDRPDVVGDMRYSLRAKTFQPLWGIIIDADDAQHPVRRVSLTRDHDFFDWWD, encoded by the coding sequence ATGGATACTCCCACCCAGGCGCTCCTTGGGGCCGCACTGGTGCAGTCGTTTCTTGGCAAGAGGCTCGGCACAAAGGCGCTGGTCGTCGGCCTCATCGCGGGAGCGCTGCCGGATGTCGATGTTTTCATTAGGTCCTCGAAGGACTCGCTCTTAGCATTGACGATGCACCGGCACTTCACGCATTCCCTCGCGTTCGTTCCCATTGGTGCCCTCATTGCGGCTGGAATCTGCCACTTGCTTTACAGGAGAAGGGAGAACTTCAAGTTAATCTATCTTGCAAGCTTTCTGGGATACATCACGCACGGGCCCCTCGACCTCTGCACGAGCTACGGGACGGTCATCCTCTGGCCATTTAATAGTTCGAGATATGCGCTGGACTGCATCTCGATCGTTGATCTGGTGGTCTCTGTCCCGCTCCTGATTGGCTGCATTCTGTCCGCCAAAAGGCGAAGCAATGCGCCCGCCATAGTCGCAATGCTGTTCGTGATCAGCTATATAACGTTCGGCTTCACGCAGAATCACCAAGCCCTCGCTGTTCAACGAGAGCTGGCCCAAAGTCGCGGACATTCCGTCCAACATGGACGGGCCACACCCACGCTCGCCAACCTGTTCGTCTTCAGGTCTATTTATCGGGCTGGAGGCCAGATATATGCGGACAAGGTCGTGGTTGCTCCCTTCAGGAAGGCCAGTGTTGAGGAGGGCGACGAGGTCGAGGTCTTCGCGGAGGACGGTCTGATTAACAGGCCCATGACACAACAAGCCGTCCTGAGGGACTTCAGGAGGTTCTCTAGATTCGCCGACGGCTTTACGGCAAAGGTCTCGGACCGCCCGGATGTGGTCGGTGACATGCGCTACTCCTTACGAGCGAAGACCTTTCAACCACTCTGGGGGATCATCATTGACGCAGACGACGCGCAGCACCCGGTCAGAAGGGTCTCATTGACCAGGGACCACGACTTCTTCGATTGGTGGGACTGA